The nucleotide window CCTGGAGCTGCTGTCTCGTCAGGTGTCGGACCGCCAGAACAGCGGCGATCCGCAGGTCGATTCGGTTCTTGAAGAGATCGAATTGCGAGTGAAAGTGGAACTTGCAAAGCTCGGCCGATTCCCGGATTGAAGCCCATCGTCCCAAATCAAAATTTCCATCTAAATGCGTGCAATTCGGTGCAACAGGTTGAAAGTTATTAACTTTCTTTAATCTGTGTTTTCGCAAATGAACCGTTGTCGACTGGAGGAACCGGCTATATATTGCGCCCGGCATAACGGTAAACCGGAGCTATCGATGACGGTTGAAATTGAGTCTGAATATCGACCCTCGGAAGACGAGCCGTTCATGAACGACAGGCAGCGTGAGTATTTTCGAAACAAGCTGCTTGCCTGGAAGGAAGAGATCCTGAAAGAGAGCAAAGAGACGCTCACAAATCTTCAGGAAGAAAGCCAGAACCATCCCGATTTTGCTGACCGTGCGTCGTCTGAAACGGATCGCTCGATTGAGCTGCGTGCCCGGGACCGTCAACGGAAACTGATTTCGAAGATCGATGACGCTTTGGAACGTATTGCGGACGGGAGTTATGGCTATTGCGAGGAGACTGGCGAACCGATTGCAATTCGGCGCCTGGAAGCTCGACCGATTGCGACCCTGTCCATTGAGGCTCAGGAAGCGCATGAACGTCGGGAAAAGGTCTATCGCGACGACTGAATTCCGGAAAACGGCCGATCCGCTGAACTACAAGGCGGATCCGAAAGACTTTCAGAACCTTCCCTAAACGGGAAGGTTTTTTTTGTTCTGATGTCCGAATGTCGGACCCATGGCACGTGGCAACTGAAATTGCTCACGTCGCACAGGAAAGCCCGGGCGGGCCTCCAAGCCCGCCCAAGTGGTCTGATGACAGCTTGCTCAGAAACTGAGAGAGCAAACCTACAACTCTCCAATATCAGAGCTTGATGCGATACTGAGCGAAACCGTCTGTTCCGTCGCCAGCAGGCTCAATGCTGACACCTTCAACGGAACCGGCATGCTCAGTACCGCCCGGGCCCGTTTCGAACAAAACCGTGGTGTCCGGCACAGGTTTGAACGACCAGTTTGCGTCCGCAGACGGGTTGATGGTGCCCTGTTCGACGATAAAGCGCACGAGAACGTCCCGGTTGGTGTCCGGTCCAACGAAAACGACAACATCGTCATTGATGCCGGGGAAATTTCCGCCGCCGCCAGCACGGTAATTGTTGGTGGCGACAACAAATGTGTCGTCCATATTGAGCGGTTCACCATTGAATTCAATCTTGACGATGCGGTTGGCGTCCGGATTGATCAATTCACCATTCGGGTCGTATTTCGATGGCTGGGTAAGGTCGATCTCGTAAGTGATGCCATCAATGACGTCGAAATTGTAGCTCGGAAATTCCGGGTTGATCAGCGGCTGATCTTTGCCGCCTTCCTCTACCTGCTGGAAAATCCCTGCAGATCTTTCAAGCCACTCCTTGACCGTGCTTCCCTTAATGGCAACGGCGCGCACCGTGTTTGGGTAGAGGTAAAGGTCTGCAACATTCTTGATGGCAACGTCGCCGACAGGAACATCGGTGTAATAGTCCGGACCGCCGCGACCTCCCGCTTTGAAGGGAGCTGCTGCGGAGAGGATTGGCAGGCCTTCCCACTCCGTGCCCTTCATCATCTGATCAATGTACCAGGTCTGGGCTTGTGAAACGATCTGGACACTCGGATCATCTGCGACGAGTGCAAAATAAGAGTGAAGCGGTGCAGATGTCTTGCCAACCGGTCGCCTAACGTAGGCAAGGGTTGCTTCGTGATCTTCCTTGACGGCGTCGAGAACGTCCTGCTGGCTTTCGACCAGAGGCGTGACCTTGCGACCTTCTTTTTCGTAGATCGGGCGTGCTTCTGTCATGAAGTTGGCGATCCGCCATCCATTGCCGTCCCTTTCGACCATCAGATCGATAACGCCAAGATGCGAGCCCCAGAAGCCACCCATTGCGGCCGGTTTCCCGAAGAGCGTGCCTTTTTCAAAGTCGACACCCGGGAGACCTTCGTAGTCGGGACCTGGGAAAACGCGGTGATGGTGACCCGTAAAGACCGCATCAATGCCGTCAACCGCCGCCAGGTGCAGCGATGCATTTTCCATGCCTTCGGAATAGTCGGTTGCATCAATGCCCGAGTGGGAAAGTGCTATTACAAGGTCACAGCCCTGTTCACGCATCTCCGGAACGAATGCCTTGGCAGCGTCGACAATGTCGCGTGCATTGGCATTCCCCTCAAGATGTCGCCTGTCCCAGTTCATGATCTGTGGTGGAACGAAGCCGATAAAACCGATCTTGATCGGGTGGGACTGACCGGCACCGTCGGTGACTTCCTTTTCGACGATTACGTAGGGCTTCAGGAACAGGTCGTCTCCACGTGCATTTGAGGCAAGTGTCGTACCCTTGACCAGGTTGGCACAAACTATGGGGAAATTGGCGCCATTGAGGACTTTCATCATGAAGTCCAGGCCATAATTGAATTCATGGTTGCCGAGTGCAGCCGCGTCGAAATCAAGGACATTCATTCCCTTGATTACCGGATGCATGTCGCCTTCGCGCATGCCGCGCTCATAGGCAACAAAATCACCCATGGGGTTGCCTTGGAGAAAGTCTCCATTGTCGACCAGGACAGAGTTGGTTGCCTC belongs to Roseibium porphyridii and includes:
- the dksA gene encoding RNA polymerase-binding protein DksA, producing MTVEIESEYRPSEDEPFMNDRQREYFRNKLLAWKEEILKESKETLTNLQEESQNHPDFADRASSETDRSIELRARDRQRKLISKIDDALERIADGSYGYCEETGEPIAIRRLEARPIATLSIEAQEAHERREKVYRDD
- a CDS encoding bifunctional 2',3'-cyclic-nucleotide 2'-phosphodiesterase/3'-nucleotidase — encoded protein: MSSIKNLSLSRRTLLMGAAATGFSAVLHPYSVLAKEGTAHIRLMETTDLHVHVFPYDYYSDRPIDTAGLARTATLIRQIRDEATNSVLVDNGDFLQGNPMGDFVAYERGMREGDMHPVIKGMNVLDFDAAALGNHEFNYGLDFMMKVLNGANFPIVCANLVKGTTLASNARGDDLFLKPYVIVEKEVTDGAGQSHPIKIGFIGFVPPQIMNWDRRHLEGNANARDIVDAAKAFVPEMREQGCDLVIALSHSGIDATDYSEGMENASLHLAAVDGIDAVFTGHHHRVFPGPDYEGLPGVDFEKGTLFGKPAAMGGFWGSHLGVIDLMVERDGNGWRIANFMTEARPIYEKEGRKVTPLVESQQDVLDAVKEDHEATLAYVRRPVGKTSAPLHSYFALVADDPSVQIVSQAQTWYIDQMMKGTEWEGLPILSAAAPFKAGGRGGPDYYTDVPVGDVAIKNVADLYLYPNTVRAVAIKGSTVKEWLERSAGIFQQVEEGGKDQPLINPEFPSYNFDVIDGITYEIDLTQPSKYDPNGELINPDANRIVKIEFNGEPLNMDDTFVVATNNYRAGGGGNFPGINDDVVVFVGPDTNRDVLVRFIVEQGTINPSADANWSFKPVPDTTVLFETGPGGTEHAGSVEGVSIEPAGDGTDGFAQYRIKL